One Syntrophales bacterium genomic region harbors:
- a CDS encoding ABC transporter ATP-binding protein yields the protein MIKLKNISKTFFKDGNKIEVLKGLNLDIARGESIAIWGVSGAGKSTLLHILGTLDRPTSGTLLYDNVDVFTWQEKELAVFRNRKIGFVFQFHNLLPEFNSLENTMMPALINGLSKRKARKKAEGILNELGMGDRMTHRPGELSGGEQQRVAISRALIMEPEILLADEPIGNLDTETGKKIEDILMELNRTQNITLVVVTHNKSLADLMSRSIGLRDGKIVTSE from the coding sequence ATGATAAAACTGAAAAACATCAGCAAAACCTTTTTCAAGGATGGCAATAAGATCGAGGTCTTAAAAGGATTGAATCTCGATATTGCCCGGGGGGAGTCCATAGCTATCTGGGGTGTTTCCGGCGCCGGGAAAAGTACCCTCCTCCATATCCTCGGGACCCTCGATCGTCCCACCTCCGGCACCCTGCTCTACGATAATGTGGATGTCTTTACCTGGCAGGAGAAAGAACTGGCAGTATTCCGAAACAGAAAAATCGGCTTTGTGTTTCAATTTCACAACCTTCTCCCGGAGTTCAACAGCCTGGAAAATACGATGATGCCTGCCTTGATCAACGGTTTATCAAAACGGAAGGCAAGGAAGAAGGCAGAAGGGATCTTGAATGAATTGGGCATGGGTGATAGGATGACCCATCGTCCTGGAGAACTCTCCGGAGGGGAACAACAGCGGGTCGCCATATCCAGGGCACTCATCATGGAACCGGAGATACTCTTAGCCGATGAACCCATAGGAAACCTTGACACGGAAACGGGAAAGAAGATAGAAGACATACTAATGGAACTCAACAGAACCCAAAATATTACTTTAGTCGTGGTAACCCACAATAAATCACTGGCAGACCTGATGTCTCGAAGCATTGGCCTGCGGGATGGAAAGATTGTTACCAGTGAATAA
- a CDS encoding lipoprotein-releasing ABC transporter permease subunit produces the protein MSFEFFISLRYLRARRKQVFVSIITFISMVGIFLGVAALIIVLAVMNGFETDLRDKILGINSHIVLMEYSGKMRNYRKIMKDCASVDGVIATTPFIYSQAMLKNGGNVSGVVLKGMATEEGALKVINLGKMKEGSIDYLSEKHRGKLRLEGDLANLPGIVIGKELAKNLGLSLFDVVNLLSPMGVPTPLGMVPRMKKFLVVGVFDSGFYEYDSTLACLFLKDCQEFLNMDDTVTGIEIRVNDIYRADVIAKAIEKKLGYPYLARNWMEMNKNLFSALKLEKRVMFIILSLIVLVAAFNIISILIMVVMEKNRDIAILKSMGATAKSIMKIFILQGLTIGTIGTFLGCIGGLSVALNIEKLSRFIENLFKFKILPSDVYYLSELPSRVNYGDVSIIVIGTILICFLSTIYPSWRASRLDPAEALRYE, from the coding sequence ATGTCTTTTGAATTTTTTATCAGTCTCCGATACTTGAGGGCCAGGCGGAAGCAGGTTTTTGTTTCCATCATCACCTTCATTTCCATGGTCGGGATTTTCCTTGGTGTCGCCGCACTGATCATCGTTCTTGCCGTGATGAACGGTTTTGAAACCGATCTCAGGGATAAGATTCTGGGAATCAATTCCCATATTGTCCTGATGGAATACAGCGGGAAGATGAGGAATTATCGAAAGATCATGAAAGATTGTGCCAGTGTGGATGGTGTCATTGCCACAACACCTTTCATATACAGCCAGGCAATGTTAAAGAACGGGGGAAATGTCAGCGGCGTGGTCCTGAAAGGAATGGCGACGGAGGAGGGCGCCCTTAAGGTCATCAATCTGGGAAAAATGAAGGAAGGAAGTATTGACTACCTTTCGGAAAAACATCGAGGCAAACTCAGACTTGAGGGGGACCTGGCCAATCTTCCCGGCATTGTCATCGGAAAAGAACTGGCAAAAAATTTAGGGCTATCCCTCTTTGATGTGGTCAACTTGTTATCCCCCATGGGGGTTCCTACCCCGCTGGGGATGGTACCACGCATGAAGAAGTTTCTCGTGGTTGGCGTGTTTGATTCCGGATTCTATGAATATGACTCCACATTGGCCTGTCTATTCCTCAAAGATTGCCAGGAATTCCTGAACATGGACGATACGGTTACCGGTATTGAGATCAGGGTCAACGACATCTATAGGGCCGATGTCATTGCAAAGGCAATAGAAAAGAAACTCGGATACCCTTACCTGGCCAGGAATTGGATGGAGATGAATAAAAATCTCTTCTCCGCGCTGAAGCTTGAAAAGCGGGTCATGTTTATCATCCTCAGTCTTATCGTTCTGGTTGCAGCCTTTAATATCATAAGTATCCTGATCATGGTGGTAATGGAAAAAAACAGGGATATCGCTATTCTAAAATCCATGGGAGCTACAGCAAAAAGTATCATGAAAATATTTATCCTCCAGGGACTGACAATCGGTACCATCGGCACTTTCCTGGGTTGTATCGGGGGACTCTCCGTTGCCTTGAATATAGAAAAGTTGTCTCGCTTCATCGAAAATTTATTCAAGTTCAAGATACTGCCGTCAGATGTTTATTACTTAAGCGAACTCCCCTCCCGGGTCAACTACGGCGATGTTTCCATTATTGTCATAGGGACAATACTGATATGTTTCCTGTCAACGATCTACCCCTCCTGGAGGGCCTCCAGACTGGACCCGGCTGAGGCTCTTAGATACGAATGA
- the lysS gene encoding lysine--tRNA ligase: protein MEESELLRKRMEKIASLKADGIELYSNDVQFRDTTASILSRFAKMDHDSLARINERSTLAGRLMAVRNFGKAAFIDLQDRKGRIQGYINKNTLGENAFSLFKRLDIGDIIFIAGKVFKTKTGELTIEVDELRLLSKAIRPLPEKWHGLTDVETRYRQRHLDLIVNPKVKEVFYRRSCIIQLLRQFMEERDFLEVETPMMQPKAGGAVARPFKTHHNALGMDFYLRIAPELYLKRLITGGLERVYEINRNFRNEGISTFHNPEFTMMEFYQAYATYEDLMVMTEEMLTFIAREIFGSLNFQYQGTEIDLTPPWPRISVREAIIRYGKIAPDILEDPHKAVACARELGLPIRDGEPLGKVMMAIFDETVEEKLIQPHFVTHYPVEVSPLAKRSAEEPAFTDRFELFIYGKEIANAFSELNDPVDQRERFLMQFKEREAGDEEAHEMDEDYIKVLEYGMPPTAGEGIGIDRLVMFFTDCPSIRDVILFPHMRMKEA from the coding sequence ATGGAAGAGAGTGAGCTTCTGAGGAAGCGTATGGAAAAGATAGCATCCCTGAAGGCCGATGGCATCGAGCTGTATTCTAATGATGTGCAGTTCAGGGATACAACGGCATCCATCCTAAGCAGGTTTGCCAAGATGGACCATGATTCCCTTGCCAGGATCAATGAGAGATCTACCCTCGCGGGAAGGCTGATGGCCGTAAGAAACTTCGGTAAGGCGGCATTTATTGATCTCCAGGACAGAAAGGGCAGGATTCAGGGCTATATCAATAAGAACACCCTCGGTGAGAATGCCTTCTCTCTCTTTAAACGACTCGACATTGGAGATATCATTTTCATCGCGGGAAAGGTTTTCAAGACAAAGACCGGCGAATTAACGATAGAAGTGGATGAACTTCGCCTCTTATCAAAGGCCATCAGACCCCTGCCGGAGAAATGGCATGGCCTCACAGATGTCGAAACAAGATACCGGCAGAGACATCTCGACCTGATTGTCAACCCTAAGGTAAAAGAGGTATTTTACAGGCGGAGCTGTATCATTCAGCTCCTCCGCCAATTTATGGAGGAACGGGACTTTCTCGAGGTGGAAACTCCCATGATGCAGCCGAAGGCCGGCGGTGCAGTGGCGCGTCCCTTTAAAACCCACCATAATGCCCTCGGGATGGACTTTTACCTGAGGATAGCTCCGGAGTTGTACCTGAAACGTTTGATTACGGGAGGCCTGGAGAGGGTCTACGAAATAAACAGAAATTTCCGAAACGAAGGAATCTCTACCTTTCATAATCCCGAATTTACCATGATGGAGTTCTATCAGGCCTATGCAACCTACGAAGACCTAATGGTCATGACCGAGGAAATGCTTACCTTCATCGCCCGGGAAATCTTTGGTTCCCTGAATTTTCAATACCAGGGCACAGAGATTGATCTGACACCACCCTGGCCGCGTATATCCGTCAGGGAAGCGATTATCCGATACGGTAAGATCGCCCCTGACATCCTTGAAGACCCCCATAAAGCCGTTGCCTGTGCCAGGGAACTGGGATTACCCATCAGAGACGGCGAACCCCTGGGGAAGGTAATGATGGCTATATTCGATGAAACGGTGGAAGAAAAGCTCATTCAACCCCATTTCGTCACGCATTATCCCGTTGAGGTCTCACCCCTGGCGAAGAGAAGCGCTGAGGAACCTGCATTTACCGATCGCTTTGAACTCTTCATTTATGGAAAAGAAATCGCCAATGCCTTCTCTGAGTTGAACGATCCCGTGGACCAGCGGGAACGGTTTCTGATGCAGTTTAAGGAAAGAGAGGCTGGAGATGAAGAGGCCCACGAAATGGACGAGGACTATATCAAAGTCCTTGAATACGGAATGCCTCCCACAGCAGGGGAAGGAATCGGTATTGATAGGCTGGTCATGTTCTTTACGGACTGTCCCTCCATCAGGGATGTTATCCTCTTCCCCCATATGAGGATGAAAGAAGCGTAG
- a CDS encoding single-stranded DNA-binding protein, with the protein MVNKAILIGRLGADPVVRYTPDGAMVTNFNLATDEQWKDKNGERVQRTEWHRIVTFRKLAEICSNYLSKGRMVFIEGRIQTRSWEDKEGNKRSTTEIIATNMQMLEPKGQAKVPDTATDDSLSPPSSLEPLPEDDVPF; encoded by the coding sequence ATGGTAAACAAGGCGATCTTGATAGGCAGGCTGGGAGCTGATCCCGTGGTCAGATATACCCCCGATGGGGCAATGGTGACCAATTTCAATCTGGCAACGGACGAACAGTGGAAAGACAAGAATGGTGAAAGGGTGCAGCGGACGGAATGGCACCGTATCGTAACCTTCAGAAAACTGGCGGAGATATGTAGCAACTACCTTTCCAAAGGGAGAATGGTCTTCATTGAAGGGAGGATCCAGACACGGTCCTGGGAAGACAAGGAAGGCAACAAACGCTCTACAACGGAGATCATTGCCACAAATATGCAAATGCTGGAACCGAAAGGACAGGCGAAGGTCCCCGATACAGCAACAGACGATTCTCTTTCTCCACCTTCCAGTTTGGAACCCTTACCTGAAGACGATGTCCCCTTTTAA
- a CDS encoding twin-arginine translocase TatA/TatE family subunit, whose protein sequence is MFGSLGMPELLVILVIILIIFGAGKLPEIGGAIGKGIKNFKRATHEPDETNVTPEARKIEPK, encoded by the coding sequence ATGTTCGGAAGTTTAGGTATGCCCGAGTTACTGGTTATCCTGGTGATCATTCTGATCATCTTCGGAGCGGGGAAACTGCCGGAGATCGGTGGCGCCATTGGCAAAGGCATCAAGAATTTTAAGAGAGCCACCCACGAACCGGACGAAACAAACGTCACACCAGAGGCCAGGAAAATCGAACCGAAATAA
- a CDS encoding DUF4115 domain-containing protein — protein sequence MVTKNKNMLPPEKPNEDLKARRESMGFTLNDLFQITKISPVNIEAIENGDFLLLPPPIYTKAFIKTYAQIIGIDSKKILDHYESYLEASKSTYEKEEFPKSPRTIGTHYKKLFLILSFIIVAGIFIFCISLYYRTGADIPQYQSGKAVPYIPEAKPAEATNPQMQAKGKAADQASAETSYHLNIEATDLTWLRIREGQGSPYEVLLQPGEKIERIAPSFTIDVGNAGGINVEFEGTPLASLGGPGQVVHLRLP from the coding sequence ATGGTAACAAAAAATAAAAATATGTTGCCTCCTGAAAAACCGAATGAGGATTTAAAAGCCCGCCGGGAATCTATGGGGTTCACCTTAAATGATTTATTCCAGATCACCAAGATAAGCCCCGTCAATATTGAAGCTATTGAAAACGGAGATTTTCTTCTACTTCCTCCACCTATCTATACGAAGGCTTTTATCAAAACGTACGCACAGATCATAGGTATTGACAGTAAGAAGATCCTTGACCATTATGAAAGCTATCTTGAAGCATCGAAAAGCACTTATGAAAAAGAAGAGTTTCCAAAATCACCTCGAACCATCGGGACCCATTATAAGAAACTTTTTTTAATCCTATCTTTTATCATCGTGGCCGGTATTTTCATTTTTTGTATATCTTTATATTATAGAACAGGCGCAGATATTCCCCAATACCAAAGCGGTAAGGCTGTCCCCTATATACCCGAGGCAAAACCTGCCGAGGCAACCAATCCGCAAATGCAGGCCAAGGGTAAAGCTGCCGATCAAGCAAGCGCAGAGACATCTTATCATTTAAACATAGAAGCCACAGACTTAACCTGGTTAAGGATCAGGGAAGGACAAGGTTCGCCTTATGAAGTCTTATTGCAGCCAGGTGAAAAGATTGAACGTATTGCCCCATCCTTTACCATTGATGTTGGCAATGCAGGAGGCATCAACGTCGAGTTTGAGGGAACCCCCCTGGCAAGCTTAGGAGGGCCAGGCCAAGTTGTCCATTTGAGGTTGCCGTAG